A region of Panicum virgatum strain AP13 chromosome 8N, P.virgatum_v5, whole genome shotgun sequence DNA encodes the following proteins:
- the LOC120685219 gene encoding uncharacterized protein LOC120685219 — translation MDCVVMSWILGTLIDDLAEIISSQGASAKDAWLAVESLFLGNREACSIQLETKFRNFVQGDLSVTDYCRRMKKMTDDLGALSEIVTDRTLVLNIIRGLNERFTHVGTLLRHAHPFPSFLEARDDLDLEEITLENRQTPAAAFTASTKPAASAPQQQQAASDLGGGGDHPDVAWSPPPLARIPQPPQQEALFAQQQLLYVVPQ, via the exons ATGGATTGTGTTGTCATGTCCTGGATCCTCGGGACCCTCATCGACGACCTCGCCGAGATCATCTCCTCCCAAGGCGCCTCTGCCAAGGACGCTTGGCTTGCCGTCGAGTCCCTCTTCCTCGGCAACCGGGAGGCATGCTCCATCCAGCTGGAGACGAAGTTCCGCAACTTTGTCCAAGGTGACCTCTCCGTCACCGACTACTGTCGCCGCATGAAGAAAATGACCGACGACCTCGGCGCCCTCAGTGAGATCGTCACCGATCGGACACTCGTCCTCAACATCATCCGAGGCCTCAACGAGCGCTTCACCCACGTTGGGACGCTTCTCCGACATGCCCATCCCTTCCCCAGCTTCCTGGAGGCCCGTGATGACCTCGACCTTGAGGAAATCACTCTGGAGAATCGGCAGacccctgccgccgccttcACCGCCTCCACCAAGCCTGCGGCCTCTGcccctcagcagcagcaggctgcttctgacttgggggggggg GGGGACCATCCAGATGTGGCCTGGTCCCCGCCCCCTCTGGCGCGCATACCACA